In one window of Armatimonadota bacterium DNA:
- a CDS encoding hydrogenase small subunit, which produces MPRRARTRRPRKKEYPAIWLQCAGCSGCSVALLNAESPTAKNFVVDQLVPGAHVSLRFHPTIMAASGEMALTMTEAPAVPESGYLLVVEGAVPTAHERYGGVGEKAGRHLDMLSKVRELAQNAMAVISVGTCSSFGGIPAGHPNPTACKPVTEVLEEVGISTPVINIPGCPPHPDWFVGAVASLLLFGMPQPADLDVLRRPKRFFGKLIHENCPRRADFEAGKFARAIGEPGCLYELGCRGPITSADCPERMFNSAINWCIKAGSPCMGCVEPEFPDVVSPLYRKTPEQELPHISVGADGSLVACKRPTGGPEEQE; this is translated from the coding sequence ATGCCCAGGAGGGCAAGGACGAGAAGGCCAAGAAAGAAGGAGTACCCCGCGATCTGGCTCCAGTGCGCGGGATGCTCCGGCTGCTCTGTCGCGCTGCTCAACGCCGAAAGCCCCACGGCGAAGAACTTCGTCGTGGATCAGCTCGTGCCGGGCGCGCACGTGAGCCTGCGCTTCCACCCGACCATCATGGCGGCGTCTGGCGAAATGGCGCTGACCATGACCGAAGCGCCCGCCGTGCCGGAATCCGGGTACCTGCTCGTGGTCGAGGGCGCCGTGCCCACCGCCCACGAGCGCTACGGCGGAGTCGGGGAGAAGGCGGGTCGCCACCTCGACATGTTGAGCAAGGTGCGCGAGCTTGCGCAGAACGCGATGGCCGTCATCTCGGTCGGCACGTGCAGCTCCTTCGGCGGCATTCCGGCGGGTCACCCGAACCCGACCGCGTGCAAGCCCGTGACCGAAGTCCTGGAAGAAGTCGGCATCTCGACGCCGGTCATCAACATCCCCGGCTGCCCGCCGCACCCGGACTGGTTTGTGGGCGCCGTCGCGTCGCTGCTGCTGTTCGGCATGCCTCAACCCGCGGATCTCGATGTCTTGCGCCGGCCGAAGCGCTTCTTCGGCAAGCTGATCCACGAGAACTGCCCGCGCCGCGCGGACTTCGAGGCCGGGAAATTCGCGCGCGCCATCGGCGAGCCCGGGTGCCTCTACGAGCTTGGCTGCCGCGGCCCGATCACCAGCGCCGACTGCCCGGAGCGGATGTTCAACTCGGCCATCAACTGGTGCATCAAGGCCGGCTCGCCGTGCATGGGGTGCGTCGAGCCGGAGTTCCCGGACGTGGTAAGCCCGCTCTACCGCAAGACGCCCGAGCAAGAGCTGCCCCACATCAGCGTCGGCGCGGACGGATCCCTCGTCGCGTGCAAGCGACCGACGGGTGGGCCCGAGGAGCAGGAGTAG
- a CDS encoding formate--tetrahydrofolate ligase: MLPVLSDLEIAQQAKLKPILEIAEALGIKKDELEPYGWYKAKVHLDVLDRLKGQPNGKYIDVTAITPTPLGEGKTVTTIGLSQALGHIGKRVFTCIRQPSLGPVFGIKGGAAGGGHSQVIPMEDFNLHLTGDIHAVSIANNLLAAMIDAHLKHGNQLNIDPANISWRRVIDLNDKWAVYNIVSGLGGEGRVPRETGFDITVASEIMAILALASDLKDLRQRLSRIIVGQTRDGKPVTAEELKAAGAMCVLLKDAVMPNLMQTLEHTPVFVHAGPFANIAQGNSSIIADQIGIKLADYLVTESGFGADCGMEKFFNIKCRASGLVPNCVVIVATVRALKMHGGLGKVVAGKPLPTELVTENLPALEKGCQNLVKHIESARMFGVPVVVAVNRFTQDTEAEIELIREQSVAAGAEGAFLSEVWAKGGEGGVELAEAVVTACEKPSDFKFLYDLDAPIKQKIEAIATKIYGADGVDYEPLAERKIETFTKWGLDKLPICMAKTHLSLTHDPAIKGRPRGWRVPIRDVRPSVGAGFLYPLLGTMSTMPGLPSRPAAVDVDIDEEGKTVGLF, translated from the coding sequence GTGCTTCCAGTGCTCAGCGATCTCGAAATTGCGCAGCAGGCCAAGCTCAAACCGATCCTCGAAATCGCCGAAGCTCTCGGCATCAAGAAGGACGAACTCGAACCCTACGGCTGGTACAAGGCCAAGGTCCACCTCGATGTCCTCGACCGCCTCAAGGGCCAGCCGAACGGCAAGTACATTGACGTCACCGCCATTACGCCCACCCCGCTCGGTGAGGGCAAGACGGTCACGACGATCGGCTTGTCCCAGGCGCTCGGCCACATCGGCAAGCGTGTGTTCACCTGCATCCGCCAACCCTCGCTCGGGCCCGTGTTCGGCATCAAGGGCGGGGCCGCAGGGGGAGGCCACTCACAGGTCATCCCGATGGAGGACTTCAACCTCCACCTCACCGGCGACATCCACGCCGTCAGCATCGCCAACAACCTCCTCGCCGCGATGATTGACGCCCACCTGAAGCACGGCAACCAGCTCAACATAGATCCGGCCAACATCTCCTGGCGCCGCGTCATTGACCTCAACGACAAATGGGCTGTGTACAACATCGTCTCGGGCCTCGGCGGCGAGGGCCGCGTCCCGCGCGAGACCGGCTTCGACATCACCGTCGCCTCCGAGATCATGGCCATCCTCGCCCTGGCCTCCGACCTCAAGGACCTGCGCCAGCGCCTGAGCCGCATCATCGTCGGGCAGACTCGCGACGGCAAGCCCGTGACCGCCGAGGAACTCAAGGCGGCGGGCGCGATGTGCGTCCTGCTCAAGGATGCCGTCATGCCCAACCTGATGCAGACGCTCGAGCACACCCCGGTCTTCGTCCATGCCGGCCCGTTCGCCAATATCGCCCAGGGCAACTCCTCCATCATCGCCGACCAGATCGGCATCAAGCTCGCCGACTACCTCGTGACCGAGTCCGGTTTCGGCGCCGACTGCGGCATGGAGAAGTTCTTCAACATCAAGTGCCGCGCCAGCGGCCTCGTCCCCAACTGCGTCGTCATCGTCGCTACCGTGCGCGCGCTCAAGATGCACGGCGGGTTGGGCAAGGTCGTGGCCGGCAAGCCGCTGCCCACCGAACTCGTCACCGAGAACTTGCCCGCGCTCGAGAAGGGCTGCCAGAACCTGGTCAAGCACATCGAGAGCGCCCGCATGTTCGGCGTGCCTGTCGTCGTCGCGGTCAACCGTTTCACGCAGGATACCGAGGCCGAGATCGAGCTCATCCGCGAGCAGTCTGTCGCTGCGGGTGCCGAAGGCGCCTTCCTGTCCGAGGTATGGGCCAAGGGCGGCGAGGGCGGCGTCGAACTCGCCGAGGCGGTGGTGACCGCGTGCGAGAAGCCGAGCGACTTCAAGTTCCTCTACGACCTCGACGCACCGATCAAGCAGAAGATCGAAGCCATCGCCACCAAGATCTACGGCGCCGACGGCGTGGACTACGAGCCATTGGCCGAGCGCAAGATCGAGACCTTCACCAAGTGGGGCCTGGACAAGCTGCCGATCTGCATGGCCAAGACCCACCTGTCGCTGACCCACGATCCGGCCATCAAGGGGCGGCCGCGCGGATGGCGCGTGCCCATCCGGGACGTGAGGCCGTCGGTCGGCGCCGGCTTCCTGTACCCGCTGTTGGGCACGATGTCCACCATGCCCGGCCTGCCCTCGCGCCCGGCGGCGGTGGACGTTGACATTGACGAGGAAGGCAAGACCGTCGGGCTGTTCTGA
- a CDS encoding methylenetetrahydrofolate reductase C-terminal domain-containing protein → MIASEIKPTDEILSHMDGETSIFILGCAGCPEGCDTGGEEQLARFEEELEAAGKTVVGRASVDFLCNKSLVALRLMRHLGEVAQADALLVVSCGVGVQATAAVIDKMVHPALNSVYLGGFQGLWRGSERCAECGECLLDYTGGICPITACTKSLLHGSCGGSDKGKCEIDPDIDCGWTRIYERLKAIGRLDILKRLPPERDYQKMIPSAELRQKSIYALEREV, encoded by the coding sequence ATGATCGCATCCGAGATCAAACCGACGGACGAAATCCTCAGCCATATGGATGGTGAAACCAGCATCTTCATCCTCGGCTGCGCCGGGTGCCCGGAAGGGTGCGACACCGGCGGCGAAGAGCAACTCGCGCGCTTCGAGGAGGAGTTGGAAGCGGCGGGAAAGACCGTCGTCGGCCGCGCCAGCGTGGACTTCCTGTGCAATAAGTCTCTGGTCGCGCTGCGCCTGATGCGCCATCTCGGGGAAGTGGCGCAGGCCGACGCGCTGCTCGTCGTCTCGTGCGGCGTGGGCGTGCAGGCGACCGCCGCCGTGATTGACAAGATGGTGCACCCCGCCCTCAACTCCGTCTACCTCGGCGGGTTCCAGGGTCTATGGCGCGGGAGCGAGCGCTGCGCCGAGTGCGGCGAATGCCTGCTCGACTACACCGGCGGCATCTGCCCCATCACCGCCTGCACCAAGAGCTTGCTCCACGGCTCGTGCGGTGGCAGCGACAAGGGCAAGTGCGAGATTGACCCCGACATTGACTGCGGTTGGACCAGGATCTACGAGCGACTGAAGGCGATCGGGCGGCTCGACATTCTCAAGCGGCTCCCGCCGGAACGCGATTACCAGAAGATGATACCGTCGGCGGAACTGAGGCAGAAGAGCATCTATGCCTTGGAACGCGAGGTGTAA
- a CDS encoding acetyl-CoA decarbonylase/synthase complex subunit gamma: protein MGLTGLDIYKHLPKTNCGDCGVPTCLAFAMKLAQKQTSLDKCPHVTDDAKAALEGASAPPVKLVTAGVGDAKVEVGNETVLFRHDETFYHPTALAVTVDAALPEDQLVARVKQINELVFDRVGQRIGVNMVALQSGADAAQFAAAAKAVAANTDHALVLIADDPAAMEAAVKEVADRKPLIYAATADNAEDMARIAKENSCPLALRADGLEALAALSQKVQGLGVTDLVLDSGAREPVKVLADQTLIRRAALRKKFRPLGFPTIAFTAADSPEEEVVQATEYVAKYAGILVMNADQPWQLIAILTARQNIFTDPQKPIQLDAGLYQVGEPDANSPVLTTTNFSLTYFTVEGDVEASRVPSWIVVVDTEGTSVLTAWAAEKFTADTIAAAIKSSGIEDKVSHRKLVIPGGVAVLSGKLQEASGWQVLVGPRESSGIPTYLKTTWQG, encoded by the coding sequence ATGGGACTCACCGGGCTCGACATCTACAAGCACCTGCCCAAGACCAACTGCGGCGATTGCGGCGTGCCGACGTGCCTCGCCTTCGCCATGAAGCTGGCGCAGAAGCAGACGTCGCTCGACAAGTGCCCGCACGTGACGGACGACGCGAAGGCCGCGCTCGAAGGCGCCTCCGCGCCGCCCGTCAAGCTCGTCACCGCCGGCGTCGGCGACGCCAAGGTGGAGGTCGGCAACGAGACCGTGCTCTTTCGCCACGACGAGACGTTCTACCATCCGACCGCGCTCGCAGTAACGGTGGACGCAGCGCTGCCCGAGGATCAACTCGTCGCGCGTGTCAAGCAGATCAACGAGCTCGTCTTCGACCGCGTCGGCCAGCGCATCGGCGTCAACATGGTTGCCCTCCAGAGCGGCGCTGACGCCGCCCAATTCGCCGCGGCGGCGAAGGCCGTAGCCGCGAACACGGATCACGCGCTGGTACTCATCGCCGACGACCCCGCCGCAATGGAGGCCGCGGTCAAGGAGGTCGCCGACCGCAAACCGCTGATCTACGCCGCGACCGCCGATAACGCCGAGGATATGGCGCGCATCGCGAAAGAGAACTCGTGCCCGCTCGCCCTCCGCGCGGACGGCCTGGAGGCGCTCGCGGCGCTGAGCCAGAAAGTGCAAGGTCTGGGCGTCACCGATCTCGTGCTCGACAGCGGAGCGCGCGAGCCGGTCAAGGTGCTGGCCGATCAGACGCTGATCCGCCGCGCCGCCCTGCGCAAGAAGTTCCGCCCCCTGGGGTTCCCGACCATCGCCTTCACCGCCGCCGACTCGCCCGAGGAAGAGGTCGTGCAGGCGACCGAATACGTCGCCAAGTACGCCGGCATTCTGGTCATGAACGCCGACCAGCCGTGGCAGCTCATCGCCATCCTCACCGCGCGGCAGAACATATTCACCGACCCGCAGAAGCCCATCCAGCTCGACGCCGGCCTCTATCAGGTCGGCGAGCCGGATGCGAATTCGCCGGTGCTCACGACGACCAACTTCTCCCTGACCTACTTCACCGTCGAGGGTGATGTCGAGGCGAGCCGCGTTCCGTCCTGGATCGTCGTCGTGGATACCGAGGGCACTTCCGTGCTCACCGCCTGGGCGGCCGAGAAGTTCACCGCGGATACCATCGCCGCCGCGATCAAGAGCAGCGGCATCGAGGACAAGGTCAGCCACCGCAAGCTCGTCATCCCCGGCGGCGTGGCCGTGTTGAGCGGCAAGCTCCAGGAGGCCTCCGGCTGGCAGGTGCTGGTGGGGCCAAGGGAGTCCAGCGGCATACCGACCTATCTCAAGACGACCTGGCAGGGGTAG
- a CDS encoding HyaD/HybD family hydrogenase maturation endopeptidase, with translation MSDTCPILVLGVGNLLRSDEGVGVHAARALEPSKLPAGAKVVDAGIAVADALSSYKSIGKLVVVDAVDAKAEPGSVFRFRPRDVERRRALLRSLHELDLFDALEMAERGGCTVGEVIVVGVQPKTIDWGMDLSREVRERLPDVVRLVESELLPPGQEGEK, from the coding sequence GTGAGCGACACCTGTCCCATTCTGGTGTTGGGAGTGGGCAATCTTCTGCGCAGCGACGAGGGCGTAGGGGTCCATGCGGCGCGTGCGCTGGAGCCGAGCAAGCTGCCTGCGGGCGCGAAGGTGGTTGACGCGGGGATCGCGGTAGCCGACGCGCTGAGCAGCTACAAGAGCATCGGCAAGCTCGTGGTGGTGGACGCGGTTGACGCGAAGGCGGAGCCCGGCTCGGTCTTCCGCTTCAGGCCGCGCGATGTCGAGCGGCGCCGCGCGCTGCTGCGCTCGCTGCATGAGCTCGATCTGTTCGACGCGCTGGAGATGGCGGAGCGCGGCGGATGCACGGTCGGCGAGGTGATCGTCGTGGGTGTGCAGCCCAAGACGATTGATTGGGGCATGGATCTTTCGCGCGAGGTGCGCGAGCGACTGCCGGACGTCGTGCGCCTGGTGGAATCGGAGCTGTTGCCGCCGGGCCAGGAGGGTGAAAAGTAG
- a CDS encoding methylenetetrahydrofolate reductase — MGLREAIDSGKFIVTSEVGPPKGTDIHHVLEDAELVRGRVDGINVTDIQASAMRLGSMVTCHLLREAGFNPIFQMTCRDRNRLALQSDLLSASVLGITDVLCLTGDYTTLGDHPQAKPVFDLDSVSLLRAAKGLTEGRDMAGNELQGAPPFTLGAVVNPGAEPLEPQIIKLEQKVEAGAQFIQTQAVYDVPAFERFVKAASHINVPILVGIVLLKSAGMAKYMNRSVAGVFVPDPLIQEMSDAEDRVAASVNIAARLIKELGPMARGAHIMPIGWDKHVPKVLDAAEL, encoded by the coding sequence ATGGGCTTGCGAGAAGCAATAGACTCAGGGAAGTTCATCGTCACCTCGGAGGTCGGCCCACCCAAGGGCACGGATATCCATCACGTGCTGGAGGATGCGGAGCTCGTCCGCGGCCGCGTGGACGGCATCAACGTCACCGACATCCAGGCCTCCGCGATGCGCCTGGGCTCCATGGTGACGTGCCATCTGCTGCGGGAGGCCGGCTTCAACCCGATCTTCCAGATGACGTGCCGCGACCGCAATCGCCTCGCGCTGCAGTCGGACCTGCTCAGCGCGTCCGTCCTCGGCATTACCGACGTGCTGTGCCTGACCGGCGACTACACCACGCTCGGCGACCATCCGCAGGCGAAGCCGGTCTTCGACCTCGACTCCGTCTCCCTGCTGCGCGCCGCGAAGGGGTTGACGGAGGGGCGCGACATGGCGGGCAATGAGCTGCAGGGCGCGCCGCCGTTCACCCTCGGCGCGGTCGTCAACCCCGGGGCCGAGCCGCTCGAGCCGCAGATCATCAAGCTCGAGCAGAAGGTTGAAGCAGGGGCGCAATTCATCCAGACTCAAGCGGTGTACGACGTGCCGGCCTTCGAGCGATTCGTCAAGGCCGCGAGCCATATCAACGTGCCCATCTTGGTCGGCATTGTGCTGCTGAAGTCCGCGGGTATGGCGAAGTATATGAACCGCAGCGTCGCCGGCGTCTTCGTCCCCGACCCGTTGATCCAGGAGATGTCCGACGCCGAGGACAGAGTCGCGGCCAGCGTGAACATCGCAGCGCGGTTGATCAAGGAATTGGGGCCGATGGCGAGAGGCGCGCACATCATGCCCATCGGCTGGGACAAGCACGTGCCGAAGGTGCTCGACGCGGCGGAGCTGTAG
- a CDS encoding 4Fe-4S dicluster domain-containing protein has translation MAKDDKRIFADSSRCLACRACEIACALCHSECAEVTEAVLEQPRARPRVVVRETKGKIAPVQCMQCARPKCVEACEAGALTKDEESGLVVLDEGKCTGCWSCVEACPFHAIHADEERGVACKCDICGGDPACVAACPTGALFFGTRGEFRARSAEREPVTSGD, from the coding sequence ATGGCGAAAGACGATAAGCGGATCTTTGCGGATAGCAGCCGATGTCTCGCGTGTCGGGCGTGCGAGATCGCGTGCGCGCTGTGCCACTCCGAATGCGCGGAGGTGACCGAAGCCGTGCTGGAGCAGCCGCGCGCGCGCCCGCGCGTCGTCGTGCGCGAGACCAAAGGCAAGATCGCGCCGGTGCAATGCATGCAGTGCGCGCGCCCGAAGTGCGTCGAGGCGTGCGAAGCCGGTGCCCTGACCAAGGACGAGGAGTCGGGTCTCGTCGTGCTCGATGAAGGCAAGTGCACGGGCTGCTGGTCTTGCGTCGAGGCCTGCCCGTTCCACGCCATCCATGCCGACGAGGAGCGCGGCGTTGCCTGCAAGTGCGATATCTGCGGCGGCGATCCTGCGTGTGTCGCCGCCTGCCCGACGGGCGCGCTGTTCTTCGGCACGCGCGGGGAGTTCCGCGCGCGCAGCGCCGAGCGAGAGCCGGTGACAAGCGGGGACTGA
- the cdhC gene encoding CO dehydrogenase/CO-methylating acetyl-CoA synthase complex subunit beta yields the protein MSKIVAAAAVRGSHQIFKEAEDMLNAAAAERGESCEIAFPETAFYLPMANALLGIDATTLADAKQILEYARTLLHEEPGDKLWLPYLPSALDAGICTLLCEELVEALRYLNGTEPQDNWHGFISDTILRTLGIQLVDGRLPGFAAVIGAAPDNETAVFLIRELQKRNILTFLCGNHEGRTMRDQLVEENIIPGDPSQTEDGDLKKAWWGMYIVPLGPDTHSVIYALNWAIRGALTFGGHKKGEWLNNLLYCKNRIFAFGLGLGTIDDLKYATGAGAINMGFPVIADTPIPEIRPTGVTTYEELVHELDHKKIIPTCVEVRGVKVTVKDLDIPVPVAAAFEGETVRREDMQAQFGGKYSTCFEYLRMRELNEVEDGKIELLGPDVDTVEEGGHLPLAFLIEVAGRKMHRDFEPILERQVHTIVNHAMGIFHMGQRDIPWVRISKEAFKSGFRLRHFGELLRAEYLSKFPALVDKVQVTVFTDDDKMAPILDEARKAWTARDERIAGMTDESVDIFYSCTLCQSYAPNHVCIISPERLGLCGAYNWLDGRAAYEINPAGPNQPVQKGRVIDEVKGQWEGVNEFVYNTSNKNVERFNAYSLMEDPMTSCGCFECIMAILPECNGVMIVNREYPDMTPCGMPFTTLAGSVGGGLQTPGFLGIGRLYISSPKFISAEGGQPRIVWMPKELKEDIAERFAKRCAEIGEPDLLDRIGDETTATTTEELVAHLQEKDHPALKMDPLF from the coding sequence ATGTCTAAGATCGTAGCCGCAGCCGCCGTGCGCGGCTCGCACCAGATATTCAAGGAAGCGGAGGACATGCTCAACGCCGCCGCCGCCGAGCGCGGCGAGAGCTGCGAGATCGCTTTCCCGGAGACCGCATTCTATCTGCCCATGGCCAACGCGCTGCTGGGGATAGACGCGACCACCCTCGCCGACGCGAAGCAGATCCTGGAATACGCGCGGACCCTGCTGCACGAGGAACCCGGCGATAAGCTGTGGCTGCCGTATCTGCCGAGCGCCCTCGACGCGGGCATCTGCACGCTGCTCTGCGAGGAACTGGTCGAGGCCCTGCGTTACCTCAACGGCACCGAGCCGCAGGACAACTGGCACGGCTTCATCTCCGACACCATCCTGCGCACCCTCGGCATACAGCTCGTGGACGGGCGCCTCCCCGGCTTCGCCGCAGTCATCGGCGCCGCGCCGGATAACGAGACCGCCGTGTTCCTCATCCGCGAACTGCAGAAGCGCAACATCCTTACCTTCCTGTGCGGCAACCACGAGGGCCGTACGATGCGCGACCAGCTCGTCGAGGAGAACATCATCCCCGGCGACCCGTCGCAGACCGAGGACGGCGACCTCAAGAAGGCCTGGTGGGGGATGTATATCGTGCCCCTCGGGCCCGACACGCACTCCGTGATCTACGCCCTCAACTGGGCCATCCGCGGCGCCCTCACCTTCGGCGGCCACAAGAAGGGCGAGTGGCTCAACAACCTGTTGTACTGCAAGAACCGCATCTTCGCTTTCGGCCTCGGCCTGGGTACGATTGACGACCTCAAGTACGCAACCGGCGCCGGCGCGATCAACATGGGCTTCCCGGTTATTGCCGACACGCCGATTCCGGAGATCCGCCCGACCGGCGTCACCACCTACGAGGAGCTGGTGCACGAGCTGGATCACAAGAAGATCATCCCGACCTGCGTCGAGGTGCGCGGGGTCAAGGTCACGGTGAAGGATCTCGATATTCCCGTGCCCGTCGCCGCCGCGTTCGAGGGCGAGACCGTGCGCCGCGAGGACATGCAGGCGCAGTTCGGCGGCAAGTACTCGACCTGCTTCGAGTACCTGCGCATGCGCGAGTTGAACGAGGTGGAGGACGGCAAGATCGAGCTCCTCGGCCCCGACGTGGACACCGTCGAGGAGGGAGGGCATCTGCCGCTCGCCTTCCTAATCGAGGTCGCGGGCCGCAAGATGCACCGCGACTTCGAGCCCATCCTCGAGCGCCAGGTGCATACCATCGTCAACCACGCCATGGGCATCTTCCACATGGGCCAGCGCGACATCCCGTGGGTGCGCATCAGCAAGGAGGCCTTCAAGTCCGGCTTCCGCCTGCGCCACTTCGGGGAATTGCTGCGCGCAGAGTATCTCAGCAAGTTCCCGGCTCTGGTGGATAAGGTGCAGGTCACCGTCTTCACCGACGATGACAAGATGGCGCCGATCCTGGACGAGGCGCGCAAGGCCTGGACCGCGCGCGACGAGCGCATCGCCGGCATGACCGACGAGAGCGTGGACATCTTCTACTCCTGCACGCTGTGTCAGTCGTACGCGCCGAACCACGTCTGCATCATCAGCCCCGAGCGCCTCGGGCTGTGCGGCGCCTACAACTGGCTCGACGGGCGCGCCGCCTACGAAATCAACCCCGCCGGCCCCAACCAGCCGGTGCAGAAGGGCCGCGTCATAGACGAGGTCAAGGGCCAGTGGGAGGGCGTCAACGAGTTCGTTTACAACACCTCCAACAAGAACGTCGAGCGCTTCAACGCCTACTCGCTGATGGAAGATCCCATGACCTCGTGTGGGTGCTTTGAGTGCATCATGGCCATTCTGCCGGAGTGCAACGGCGTCATGATCGTCAACCGCGAGTACCCCGACATGACGCCGTGCGGCATGCCCTTCACCACCCTCGCGGGAAGCGTCGGCGGCGGCCTGCAGACGCCCGGCTTCCTCGGCATCGGCCGCCTCTACATCTCGAGCCCTAAGTTCATCTCCGCCGAGGGCGGGCAGCCGCGCATCGTGTGGATGCCCAAGGAACTCAAGGAGGATATCGCCGAGCGCTTCGCCAAGCGTTGCGCGGAGATCGGCGAGCCGGATCTGCTCGACAGAATCGGAGACGAAACCACGGCTACTACGACGGAGGAACTGGTCGCGCACCTCCAGGAGAAAGACCATCCCGCGCTGAAGATGGACCCGTTGTTCTAG
- a CDS encoding nickel-dependent hydrogenase large subunit, which translates to MATINIDPVTRIEGHLKVEVVTDGGEVKEARCSGTLYRGFEQIMVGRDPLDAPIITQRVCGVCPAVHATASAQAVDAALGIAGNVPDNGRIMRNLILGANYLQSHILHFYHLAALDYVDVTKVARYRGSDPTLRSVKDFIRRGELAPFVPRYEGDYRLADKVDREAVAHYVQALDMRRRAHEMLAVFGGKMPHQCGIVAGGVTSGPNADQIADFLWRLNQIRGFIDSVYLPDVIAVAKAYADYAEIGNGVGRWLAYGVFDMGTTDAGVAERERFMPQGVTDSSLQVADVDDQAVSEEVTRSWYRDGGAAHPSAGETVPEPDKAAGYSWLKAPRYNGKPYEVGPAARMIVGYIRGVEPIKSAVEGLLAKLGLNAGALNSVLGRHAARALEAKLVADEMAEWVTQLKPGEPFCAAQDIPEAGQGAGMADGPRGALGHWVSLDNSRVNRYQLVVPTTWNASPADGTGQPGPIEQALLGTKIRDEANPFEVVRIVRSFDPCLACAVHLITPAGDELSRLRVL; encoded by the coding sequence ATGGCAACCATCAACATAGACCCGGTCACTCGCATCGAAGGTCACCTCAAGGTCGAGGTCGTTACCGACGGGGGCGAGGTCAAGGAGGCCCGCTGTTCGGGTACCCTCTACCGCGGCTTCGAGCAGATCATGGTCGGCCGCGATCCTCTCGACGCGCCCATCATCACGCAGCGCGTGTGCGGCGTGTGTCCCGCAGTGCACGCGACGGCGTCGGCCCAGGCGGTTGACGCGGCGCTCGGCATTGCCGGCAATGTGCCCGACAATGGGCGCATCATGCGCAACCTCATCCTCGGCGCCAACTACCTGCAGTCACACATCCTGCACTTCTACCATCTCGCCGCGCTCGACTACGTGGATGTGACCAAGGTCGCCCGGTATCGGGGCTCGGACCCGACGCTGCGGTCGGTCAAAGACTTCATCCGCCGCGGCGAACTCGCCCCGTTCGTGCCGCGCTACGAGGGAGACTACCGCCTCGCCGACAAGGTGGATCGCGAGGCGGTAGCTCATTACGTGCAGGCGCTGGACATGCGCCGCCGGGCGCACGAAATGCTCGCCGTCTTCGGCGGCAAGATGCCCCACCAGTGCGGCATCGTCGCCGGCGGCGTCACCTCCGGCCCCAACGCGGATCAGATCGCGGACTTCCTGTGGCGGCTCAACCAGATCCGCGGCTTCATAGACTCGGTGTACCTGCCGGATGTCATCGCCGTCGCCAAGGCGTACGCGGACTACGCCGAGATCGGGAACGGCGTCGGCCGTTGGCTCGCCTACGGCGTCTTCGACATGGGCACGACCGATGCCGGTGTCGCCGAGCGCGAGCGCTTCATGCCGCAGGGCGTGACCGACTCGTCGCTCCAGGTGGCCGATGTTGACGACCAGGCGGTCAGCGAAGAAGTGACCCGTTCGTGGTATCGTGACGGCGGCGCCGCGCACCCGTCCGCGGGCGAGACCGTGCCCGAGCCGGACAAGGCGGCGGGCTACAGCTGGCTCAAGGCGCCGCGCTACAACGGCAAGCCGTACGAGGTCGGCCCTGCCGCGCGCATGATCGTGGGCTACATCCGCGGCGTCGAGCCGATCAAATCCGCGGTCGAAGGCTTGCTGGCGAAGCTCGGCCTCAACGCGGGGGCGCTCAACTCGGTGTTGGGACGGCACGCCGCGCGCGCGCTCGAGGCCAAGCTCGTGGCCGACGAGATGGCGGAATGGGTGACACAGCTCAAGCCTGGCGAGCCCTTCTGCGCGGCACAGGATATTCCCGAGGCGGGCCAGGGCGCGGGCATGGCGGACGGCCCGCGCGGCGCCCTCGGGCATTGGGTCAGTCTGGACAACAGCCGGGTCAATCGCTATCAACTCGTCGTGCCGACGACGTGGAACGCCTCCCCGGCGGACGGCACCGGGCAGCCGGGGCCAATCGAGCAGGCGCTGTTGGGGACGAAGATTCGCGACGAGGCGAACCCGTTTGAGGTGGTCCGCATCGTACGCAGCTTCGATCCGTGCCTCGCCTGCGCGGTGCACCTGATCACGCCGGCCGGGGACGAATTGTCGAGATTACGTGTGCTGTGA